In Stenotrophomonas sp. ASS1, the following proteins share a genomic window:
- a CDS encoding DUF4194 domain-containing protein, with protein sequence MSWHEDPIDAAQADVAEDAYEAEPVAAVAQPRRGNDVYYLGDTGRLPLDARRALCQLLIGPSIDQLRHAKLWPALIRSEAAIRSSLADLFLELVLDRDSGVAFTRQADTEDVDAPVLLRTSPLTFIDSVLLLYLRQQLAEADARGNRAVVADAEMAEALAIYEKNLSTDRAGFNRRVASAVQKMKDNHILTRLSGQEDRHEVSPALKLLFSAEDVSQLSAVYRQLRETPAAEA encoded by the coding sequence ATGAGCTGGCATGAAGATCCCATCGACGCAGCGCAGGCCGACGTGGCGGAAGACGCCTACGAAGCCGAGCCGGTGGCGGCCGTGGCGCAGCCCCGCCGTGGCAACGACGTGTACTACCTCGGCGATACCGGGCGCCTGCCGCTGGATGCGCGCCGCGCGCTGTGCCAGCTGCTGATCGGCCCTAGCATCGACCAGCTGCGCCACGCCAAGCTGTGGCCGGCGCTGATCCGCAGCGAGGCGGCCATCCGCTCGTCGCTGGCGGACCTGTTCCTGGAACTGGTGCTCGACCGTGACAGCGGCGTGGCGTTCACCCGCCAGGCCGACACCGAAGACGTTGATGCGCCGGTACTGCTGCGCACCTCGCCGCTGACCTTCATCGATTCAGTGCTGCTGCTGTACCTGCGCCAGCAGCTGGCCGAGGCCGATGCGCGCGGCAACCGCGCGGTGGTCGCCGACGCCGAGATGGCCGAAGCGCTGGCCATCTACGAGAAGAACCTGTCCACCGACCGCGCCGGCTTCAACCGCCGCGTTGCTTCGGCAGTGCAGAAGATGAAGGACAACCACATCCTGACCCGCCTCAGCGGCCAGGAAGACCGCCACGAAGTCTCGCCGGCGCTGAAGCTGCTGTTCTCCGCCGAAGACGTGTCCCAGCTTTCGGCGGTGTACCGCCAGCTGCGCGAAACCCCGGCCGCCGAGGCCTGA
- a CDS encoding DUF3375 domain-containing protein yields the protein MKHRERISRYRHLREQPQWKLLAADHAPEIIGLLQGLLMDGERTLSSSVLNERLQRALDQLNGDELSRDLPRTAQAYIAHWLAQGWLERRLPEGADQEQYELSTAALQAIRFADGLEQARVAATESRLALVIEQLSQLAAQTESDPDARLSALRDERDRIDAEIARVGAGRVIALDGKRALERARQIIGLADELTEDFRRVRDDFEQLNRDFRERIIDDEGERGDVLSQLFEGVDVIGESDAGRSFQAFWRLLNDAEQSAQLDAALEAVLARGFARRLDRNERNFLRGFTSTMLERGGQVHDVLQNFARSLRGFVQSRGYLEQRRLNQLLKQAQSEALALRDEFPAQRGIGRDLQLTTSRLRSWSQWKLHDPRSAQVDGNVEYNDAAAISLESVGDLVASSEIDFRTLRRDLHDLLDAQPRLSIAQALSQREAPQGLGSVIGYLSLGTRFGNVIAGEQELAEWRGGDGQIRRARIPLVWFTQERRHELA from the coding sequence ATGAAGCATCGCGAACGCATCTCCCGTTACCGCCATCTGCGCGAACAGCCCCAGTGGAAGCTGCTCGCCGCCGACCACGCTCCGGAAATCATCGGCCTGCTGCAAGGGCTGCTGATGGACGGCGAGCGTACGCTGTCGTCGTCGGTGCTCAACGAGCGCCTGCAACGTGCGCTGGACCAGCTCAACGGCGACGAACTGTCGCGCGACCTGCCGCGTACCGCGCAGGCCTACATCGCGCACTGGCTGGCCCAGGGCTGGCTCGAACGCCGCCTGCCCGAAGGTGCCGACCAGGAGCAGTACGAGCTGTCGACCGCAGCGCTGCAGGCGATCCGCTTCGCCGATGGCCTGGAGCAGGCCCGCGTGGCTGCCACCGAAAGCCGGCTGGCGCTGGTCATCGAACAGCTCTCGCAGCTGGCCGCGCAGACCGAGTCCGATCCGGATGCGCGCCTGTCGGCGTTGCGCGACGAGCGCGACCGCATCGACGCCGAGATCGCCCGCGTTGGTGCCGGCCGCGTGATCGCGCTGGACGGCAAGCGCGCGCTGGAACGTGCGCGCCAGATCATCGGCCTGGCCGACGAGCTGACCGAGGACTTCCGCCGCGTGCGCGACGACTTCGAGCAGCTCAACCGCGATTTCCGCGAGCGCATCATCGACGACGAGGGTGAGCGCGGCGACGTGCTGTCGCAGTTGTTCGAAGGCGTGGACGTGATCGGCGAGAGCGATGCCGGCCGCAGCTTCCAGGCGTTCTGGCGACTGCTCAACGACGCCGAACAGAGCGCCCAGCTTGATGCTGCGCTGGAAGCGGTGCTGGCGCGTGGCTTTGCGCGCCGCCTGGACCGCAACGAGCGCAACTTCCTGCGTGGCTTCACCAGCACCATGCTCGAGCGCGGTGGCCAGGTACACGATGTGCTGCAGAACTTCGCGCGCAGCCTGCGCGGCTTCGTGCAGAGCCGTGGCTACCTGGAACAGCGCCGCCTCAACCAGCTGCTGAAGCAGGCGCAGTCCGAAGCGCTGGCGCTGCGCGACGAGTTCCCCGCACAGCGCGGCATCGGCCGTGACCTGCAGCTGACCACCAGCCGCCTGCGTTCGTGGTCGCAGTGGAAGCTGCATGATCCACGCAGCGCCCAGGTCGATGGCAACGTCGAGTACAACGACGCGGCCGCGATCAGCCTGGAAAGCGTCGGCGATCTGGTCGCTTCGTCCGAAATCGACTTCCGCACCCTGCGCCGCGACCTGCACGACCTGCTCGATGCACAGCCGCGGCTCAGCATCGCCCAGGCGCTGTCGCAGCGTGAAGCGCCGCAGGGCCTGGGCAGCGTCATCGGCTACCTGTCGCTGGGCACGCGCTTCGGCAATGTGATCGCCGGCGAGCAGGAGCTTGCCGAATGGCGTGGTGGCGACGGCCAGATCCGTCGCGCCCGCATCCCGCTGGTTTGGTTTACCCAGGAGAGACGCCATGAGCTGGCATGA
- the folE gene encoding GTP cyclohydrolase I FolE, giving the protein MSKNNEKAAPQGDVTQDQAEDAVRILLRWAGEDPSREGLLDTPRRVAEAYGDWFSGYRDDPRAYMERTFEEVAGYDELIVLRDIEYESHCEHHMAPIIGRVHVGYLPAGKVVGISKLARVVEAYARRFQVQEKMTAQIAQCIQDVLQPIGVGVVVEGAHECMTTRGIHKRGVSMVTSKMLGSFRDDARTRAEFLRFIEVGGKR; this is encoded by the coding sequence ATGAGCAAGAACAACGAAAAGGCCGCCCCGCAGGGCGACGTGACCCAGGACCAGGCCGAGGATGCCGTGCGCATCCTGCTGCGCTGGGCCGGTGAGGACCCGTCCCGTGAAGGCCTGCTGGATACCCCCCGCCGTGTCGCCGAAGCCTATGGCGACTGGTTCAGCGGTTACCGCGACGACCCGCGCGCCTACATGGAGCGGACCTTCGAGGAGGTGGCCGGCTATGACGAACTGATCGTCCTGCGCGACATCGAGTACGAAAGCCACTGCGAACACCACATGGCGCCGATCATCGGCCGCGTGCACGTCGGCTACCTGCCGGCCGGCAAGGTGGTGGGCATCAGCAAGCTGGCCCGCGTCGTTGAAGCCTACGCCCGCCGTTTCCAGGTGCAGGAGAAGATGACCGCGCAGATCGCCCAGTGCATCCAGGATGTGCTGCAGCCGATCGGTGTCGGCGTGGTCGTCGAAGGCGCCCACGAATGCATGACCACCCGTGGCATCCACAAGCGCGGCGTCAGCATGGTCACCTCGAAGATGCTGGGCAGCTTCCGCGACGACGCGCGTACCCGCGCCGAGTTCCTGCGCTTCATCGAAGTGGGCGGCAAGCGCTGA
- a CDS encoding MarR family transcriptional regulator yields the protein MDRPLDERTVLQMQLSSGLLYAGRQWQRLADSRLGSYGISTACTMPLLMIGRSGGGIRQVALAQQLGMEGPSLVRLLDKLCASDLVRRESDASDRRANLLWLTDAGHALVSELEDQLIGLRQDVFGELSMDELHAVLKAWRLLAEAADRIT from the coding sequence ATGGACCGACCCCTCGACGAGCGCACCGTGCTGCAGATGCAGCTCAGCTCCGGCCTGCTGTACGCAGGGCGGCAGTGGCAGCGCCTGGCCGACAGCCGGCTCGGCAGCTACGGCATCTCCACCGCCTGCACCATGCCCCTGCTGATGATCGGCCGCTCCGGCGGTGGCATCCGCCAGGTGGCGCTGGCCCAGCAGCTGGGCATGGAGGGTCCTTCCCTGGTGCGCCTGCTGGACAAGCTGTGCGCCAGCGACCTGGTCCGCCGCGAGAGCGATGCCAGCGACCGCCGCGCCAACCTGCTGTGGCTGACCGACGCGGGACACGCGCTGGTCAGCGAGCTGGAAGACCAGTTGATCGGCCTGCGCCAGGACGTGTTCGGCGAGCTTTCCATGGATGAACTGCACGCCGTGCTGAAGGCATGGCGCCTGCTGGCCGAGGCTGCCGACCGCATCACGTAA
- a CDS encoding DUF1656 domain-containing protein translates to MPGEFSLHGVFVPTLLGLMLLAYLVNSGLHALLQRAGAYRHVWHPALFNLALYGIVLGLLFHLLRWMQS, encoded by the coding sequence ATGCCCGGTGAATTCAGTCTCCACGGAGTGTTCGTCCCGACCCTGCTCGGGTTGATGTTGTTGGCCTATCTGGTCAACAGCGGCCTGCACGCGCTGCTGCAGCGTGCCGGCGCCTATCGCCATGTATGGCACCCGGCGCTGTTCAACCTGGCGCTGTACGGAATCGTGCTGGGCCTGCTGTTCCACCTCCTGCGTTGGATGCAATCGTGA
- a CDS encoding HlyD family secretion protein: protein MNKIVKKTLPVLLTSAAVIVALLVLRQLWVYYMDEPWTRDAHVGADVVQVAPDVSGLVETVQVADNQAVKKGDLLFVVDRARYRIALEQAKASLGERQASVAQLRREIGRDRSLQDLVAAEDAEVRRAKLQAAQAALATAQAAVDLAELNLGRTEVRAPADGRVNDRTMRVGDYVVAGKPVLALLDTGSFRIDGYFEETRLRGVAPGQAVDIRLMGESTPLRGHVESIAAGIEDRYRSNGSTLLPNVTPAFDWVRLAQRIPVRIAIDEVPKGVELIAGRTATVTVDTGRHPHNDKAGTAPTQAGL, encoded by the coding sequence GTGAACAAGATCGTGAAGAAGACCCTGCCGGTGCTGCTCACCAGCGCAGCCGTGATCGTCGCCCTGCTGGTGCTGCGCCAGCTGTGGGTCTATTACATGGATGAGCCGTGGACCCGCGATGCCCATGTCGGCGCCGACGTGGTGCAGGTGGCGCCGGACGTATCCGGGCTGGTGGAAACGGTGCAGGTGGCCGACAACCAGGCGGTGAAGAAGGGCGACCTGCTGTTCGTGGTCGACCGTGCCCGTTACCGCATCGCGCTGGAGCAGGCCAAGGCCAGCCTGGGCGAGCGCCAGGCCTCGGTGGCACAGCTGCGCCGCGAGATCGGCCGTGACCGCAGCCTGCAGGACCTGGTCGCCGCCGAGGACGCCGAAGTGCGCCGCGCCAAGCTGCAGGCCGCACAGGCCGCGCTGGCCACCGCACAGGCGGCGGTCGACCTGGCCGAGCTCAACCTGGGGCGCACCGAGGTGCGCGCACCGGCCGATGGCCGGGTCAACGACCGCACCATGCGCGTGGGCGACTACGTGGTGGCCGGCAAGCCGGTGCTGGCGCTGCTGGATACCGGCTCGTTCCGCATCGATGGCTATTTCGAGGAAACCCGCCTGCGTGGCGTGGCCCCGGGACAAGCCGTGGACATCCGCCTGATGGGCGAATCGACCCCGCTGCGTGGCCATGTCGAAAGCATCGCCGCCGGCATCGAGGACCGTTACCGCAGCAATGGCAGCACCCTGCTGCCGAACGTGACCCCGGCCTTCGACTGGGTGCGCCTGGCCCAGCGCATCCCGGTGCGCATCGCCATCGACGAGGTGCCCAAGGGCGTGGAACTGATCGCCGGCCGCACCGCCACCGTAACCGTGGACACCGGCCGCCACCCGCACAACGACAAGGCCGGCACCGCGCCGACACAGGCGGGCCTGTGA
- a CDS encoding efflux transporter outer membrane subunit — protein MNAALPRLGLIVALASLAACRTVGPDYALPEGSAFKRPQANAAFIDTQNPQIAANQALPDRWWSLYNDPVLEGLITQALRDNVELKAADAHLRRAAAVYEQALDAGGFEYEAEAGVSRAQLSAESFLQEHELPVINLADGKFAVSYQFDLFGKLKRGAEAARADEQSVAAARDLAQVSVVAQVADSYLEICHANHELHVAEHSLQLQQRSRTVTERLIAAGRGTPPELARANAQVALLEAALPPLQAQRSAAAYSLAALLGQTPGQLPAGVIDCAHAPGLAQPLPVGDGRALLQRRPDVRQAERKLASATARIGVATAELYPDIRLGASLGAAGLLEDFGTPMTQQWSIGPLISWTLPSSGTHARIHAAEAGADAALAEFDHTVLQALRETQTALDRYAQDLRRLQSLRIAQEQAALAAEQNRRLYQGGRTPYLSSLDADRSLATSDATLAAAEAQVSRDQIHLFLVLGGGWQASAAAPNASTAAK, from the coding sequence GTGAACGCCGCCCTGCCCCGTCTCGGCCTGATCGTCGCGCTGGCCAGCCTGGCCGCGTGCAGGACCGTCGGCCCGGACTATGCATTGCCGGAAGGTTCGGCGTTCAAGCGCCCGCAGGCCAATGCCGCCTTCATCGATACCCAGAACCCGCAGATCGCCGCCAACCAGGCGCTGCCCGACCGCTGGTGGTCGCTGTACAACGACCCGGTACTGGAAGGCCTGATCACCCAGGCGCTGCGCGACAACGTGGAACTGAAGGCCGCCGATGCGCACCTGCGCCGCGCGGCGGCGGTGTATGAGCAGGCGCTGGATGCCGGTGGCTTCGAGTACGAGGCCGAGGCCGGCGTCAGCCGTGCACAGCTGTCGGCCGAATCGTTCCTGCAGGAGCACGAGCTGCCGGTGATCAACCTGGCCGATGGCAAGTTCGCGGTCAGCTACCAGTTCGACCTGTTCGGCAAGCTCAAGCGCGGCGCCGAAGCGGCCCGTGCCGACGAGCAGTCGGTCGCCGCGGCACGCGATCTGGCCCAGGTCAGCGTGGTCGCGCAGGTGGCCGACAGCTATCTGGAAATCTGCCACGCCAACCACGAGCTGCACGTGGCCGAGCATTCGCTGCAGCTGCAGCAGCGCAGCCGTACGGTCACCGAGCGCCTGATCGCGGCCGGCCGTGGCACGCCGCCGGAGCTGGCCCGCGCCAATGCTCAGGTCGCTCTGCTGGAAGCTGCATTGCCGCCCCTGCAGGCACAACGCTCGGCCGCTGCCTATTCGCTGGCTGCACTGCTGGGGCAGACCCCCGGGCAGCTGCCGGCCGGGGTGATCGACTGTGCGCATGCCCCCGGCCTGGCGCAGCCGCTGCCGGTCGGTGATGGCCGCGCGCTGCTGCAGCGCCGCCCGGACGTGCGCCAGGCCGAGCGCAAGCTGGCTTCGGCCACGGCACGGATTGGCGTCGCCACTGCCGAGCTGTACCCGGACATCCGCCTGGGTGCCTCGCTCGGTGCCGCCGGCCTGCTGGAAGACTTCGGCACGCCGATGACCCAGCAGTGGTCGATCGGCCCGCTGATCTCGTGGACGCTGCCGTCCTCGGGCACCCACGCGCGCATCCACGCCGCCGAAGCCGGTGCTGATGCCGCGCTGGCCGAGTTTGACCACACCGTGCTGCAGGCGCTGCGCGAGACCCAGACCGCGCTGGACCGCTATGCGCAGGACCTGCGCCGGCTGCAGTCGCTGCGCATCGCGCAGGAGCAGGCCGCACTAGCCGCCGAGCAGAACCGCCGGCTGTACCAGGGCGGCCGCACGCCGTACCTGTCCAGCCTGGATGCCGACCGCAGCCTGGCCACCAGCGATGCCACCCTGGCCGCCGCCGAAGCGCAGGTCTCGCGCGACCAGATCCACCTGTTCCTGGTGCTGGGTGGTGGCTGGCAGGCCAGCGCCGCCGCGCCCAACGCCTCGACCGCAGCGAAGTAA
- a CDS encoding FUSC family protein encodes MNALTDRQAWLFSIKTYLAAVAALYIAMAGNLSRPYWAMGTVYIVSQPLLGPTRAKGVYRIVGTLVAGLATLLVLPALVETPLVLSAAMSIWLAGCLFMALLNRGPRGYAFLLAGYTTAFIGFPAVTSPETIFDTVVARSEEIILGTVVAVLFASLLFPASVRPMLRARIGNWMEDAAQWCRQILERGRAHAPRNRLAADLVQFEALIEFLRRDDPRHAGSAVSMERLRERMLLLLPVLSSIADRLSALRSDGQALPEGLPALVDDIHDWLDGPTNASEYARLRARISALKPQVDRDLQHLQLASLLLRLEELVDLWQDCRTLQHAIDHGTAPLDRAHYRIRTERVAADKHVDYGMALFSALSAGVALMSYCVLWIALGWEGGGNGAMMAAVTAAFFAAQDDPAPSMVSFLVWAMVASVVAGVYLFGVFPAVHDFGLLALVLAVAFLPLGLMLHHPKSALFALPLTVNLAALLSLQNTYSANIQTFLNSSIAMFIGIGFAVVMTRLFRSVGAEWTARRLVRQGWTTLAEAAEGRGQQDRQRFAARMLDLLGLLAPRLAATPEGSDIASVDMLNEARIGLNILQLRRARLELPERSREAVEHILEEVAVHYRRQIAARKPIVAAEALRERLDTSLGRVGSVAACKARDEALMGLIGLRFALFPEAKALAPGLAMSAATQP; translated from the coding sequence ATGAACGCGCTGACCGACCGCCAGGCCTGGCTGTTCTCGATCAAGACCTACCTGGCCGCGGTGGCCGCGCTGTACATCGCCATGGCCGGCAACCTGTCGCGCCCGTACTGGGCGATGGGCACGGTGTACATCGTCAGCCAGCCGCTGCTCGGCCCAACCCGGGCCAAGGGCGTGTACCGCATCGTCGGCACCCTGGTGGCCGGCCTGGCCACCCTGCTGGTGCTGCCGGCGCTGGTGGAGACGCCGCTGGTGCTGAGCGCGGCAATGTCGATCTGGCTGGCCGGCTGCCTGTTCATGGCCCTGCTCAACCGCGGGCCGCGCGGCTACGCGTTCCTGCTGGCCGGCTACACCACCGCCTTCATCGGCTTCCCGGCGGTGACCTCGCCGGAAACCATCTTCGACACGGTGGTGGCACGCAGCGAGGAGATCATCCTTGGCACGGTGGTGGCGGTGCTGTTCGCGTCGCTGCTGTTCCCGGCCTCGGTACGCCCGATGCTGCGCGCGCGCATCGGCAACTGGATGGAGGACGCTGCGCAGTGGTGCCGGCAGATCCTTGAACGTGGCCGCGCGCATGCGCCGCGCAACCGGCTGGCCGCCGACCTGGTGCAGTTCGAGGCGCTGATCGAGTTCCTGCGCCGCGATGATCCACGCCATGCCGGTTCGGCGGTGTCGATGGAGCGCCTGCGCGAGCGCATGCTGCTGCTGTTGCCAGTGCTGTCCTCGATTGCCGACCGCCTGAGCGCGCTGCGCAGCGATGGCCAGGCCCTGCCGGAAGGACTGCCGGCACTGGTCGATGACATCCACGACTGGCTGGACGGGCCCACCAACGCCAGCGAGTACGCCCGCCTGCGCGCGCGCATCAGCGCACTGAAGCCGCAGGTGGACCGCGACCTGCAGCACCTGCAACTGGCCAGCCTGCTGCTGCGCCTGGAGGAGCTGGTGGACCTGTGGCAGGACTGCCGTACCCTGCAGCACGCGATCGACCACGGCACCGCGCCGCTGGACCGCGCGCATTACCGCATCCGCACCGAGCGCGTGGCCGCCGACAAGCACGTCGACTACGGCATGGCGCTGTTCTCCGCGCTCAGTGCCGGCGTGGCACTTATGAGCTACTGCGTGCTGTGGATCGCGCTGGGTTGGGAGGGCGGTGGCAACGGCGCGATGATGGCTGCGGTGACCGCCGCGTTCTTCGCCGCACAGGACGATCCGGCACCGAGCATGGTGTCGTTCCTGGTGTGGGCGATGGTCGCCTCGGTGGTGGCCGGTGTGTACCTGTTCGGCGTGTTCCCGGCGGTGCACGACTTCGGCCTGCTGGCGCTGGTGCTGGCGGTGGCGTTCCTGCCGCTGGGGCTGATGCTGCACCATCCGAAGAGCGCGCTGTTCGCACTGCCGCTGACGGTGAACCTGGCCGCGCTGCTTAGCCTGCAGAACACCTACAGCGCCAACATCCAGACCTTCCTCAACTCGTCGATTGCGATGTTCATCGGCATTGGCTTTGCGGTGGTGATGACCCGCCTGTTCCGCTCGGTGGGTGCCGAGTGGACCGCACGCCGGCTGGTGCGGCAGGGCTGGACCACGCTGGCCGAGGCCGCCGAAGGCCGTGGCCAGCAGGACCGCCAGCGCTTCGCCGCACGCATGCTCGACCTGCTGGGCCTGCTCGCACCGCGCCTGGCAGCGACGCCCGAGGGCAGCGACATCGCCTCGGTGGACATGCTCAACGAGGCGCGCATCGGCCTGAACATCCTGCAGTTGCGTCGCGCACGGCTGGAACTGCCCGAGCGCAGCCGCGAAGCGGTCGAGCACATCCTGGAAGAAGTCGCCGTGCATTACCGCCGTCAGATCGCCGCGCGCAAACCGATCGTGGCGGCCGAAGCGCTGCGTGAGCGGTTGGATACCTCGCTGGGCCGGGTCGGCAGCGTGGCCGCCTGCAAGGCCCGCGATGAAGCCCTGATGGGCCTGATCGGCCTGCGCTTCGCGCTGTTCCCGGAAGCGAAGGCATTGGCGCCGGGGCTGGCGATGAGTGCGGCGACGCAGCCGTAG
- the recD gene encoding exodeoxyribonuclease V subunit alpha: MSLLQELYRNGQLRTLDHALATSLQRLREDTPDSVAVAAALASLAVSQGHAGFDPAQPQRLLEGVSEWPAAQDWLAQLRASPWVATPEQADAIAEDAPLVLENGLLYLRRYREYERQLAAGLQRIGRHPLPAPDMAALAPLFAQLFPQASGSEDHQARAAGVTLRHPLALVTGGPGTGKTTTIARLLLLLAAQARHAGQPLPEVALAAPTGRAADRMAESLRVAVQRLQEQGLDPALCAALPSTGTTLHRQLGVIPDSPRFRHHADNPLPVDVVVVDEASMIDLPMMAKLVDAIASGTRLILLGDPDQLPSVEAGDVLSAILRASGDGIGTRADDAQALHGLLAPATLQPQAAPRAFTGRRVQLQRGYRQSDALDLAPLAHAVREGNSSTALQLLRSGELAGVHFHEGEADPLRGQREHLLGHWRALADAADPVRALQQAGRLRVLTALREGPQGARGLNSRIEQLLAGNTPGYFQGRLLLVTENSYRHRLFNGDIGICLRDGSGAMVAWFPGDTVDQPRAFHPAALPAHESAFAMTVHKAQGSEFDEVWLQLPRQDSRVLSRELVYTGLTRARQVLHVAGSADVLQAALKRHASRLGGLAWRLGAEAEAEAPARIEQPTVQGTLF; this comes from the coding sequence ATGAGCCTGCTGCAGGAGCTGTATCGCAACGGCCAGCTGCGCACTCTCGATCACGCACTGGCGACCAGCCTGCAACGCTTGCGGGAGGACACCCCTGACAGCGTGGCAGTGGCGGCCGCACTCGCCTCGCTGGCGGTGTCGCAGGGCCACGCCGGTTTCGATCCGGCGCAACCGCAGCGACTGCTGGAAGGCGTATCCGAGTGGCCTGCCGCACAGGACTGGCTGGCACAGTTGCGCGCATCGCCGTGGGTCGCGACGCCGGAGCAGGCCGATGCCATCGCCGAGGATGCGCCGCTGGTGCTGGAAAACGGCCTGCTCTACCTGCGCCGCTATCGTGAGTACGAGCGCCAGCTGGCGGCCGGGCTGCAGCGGATCGGCCGGCATCCGCTGCCGGCACCGGACATGGCCGCGCTGGCACCGTTGTTCGCGCAGCTGTTCCCGCAGGCATCGGGCAGCGAGGATCACCAGGCACGCGCTGCCGGCGTGACCCTGCGCCATCCGCTGGCGCTGGTCACCGGCGGCCCCGGCACCGGCAAGACCACCACCATCGCGCGCCTGTTGCTGCTGCTGGCCGCACAGGCCCGGCACGCTGGCCAGCCGCTGCCCGAGGTAGCGTTGGCCGCGCCCACCGGGCGCGCCGCCGACCGCATGGCCGAGAGCCTGCGCGTGGCTGTGCAACGGCTGCAGGAACAAGGACTGGACCCGGCGCTGTGCGCGGCGCTGCCCAGTACCGGCACCACCCTGCATCGCCAGCTTGGGGTGATTCCCGATTCGCCGCGCTTCCGCCACCACGCCGACAATCCGCTGCCGGTGGATGTGGTCGTGGTCGACGAAGCCTCGATGATCGATCTGCCGATGATGGCCAAGCTGGTCGACGCGATCGCCAGCGGCACCCGGTTGATCCTGCTCGGCGATCCCGATCAGTTGCCCTCGGTCGAGGCCGGCGACGTGCTCAGCGCGATCCTGCGCGCCAGCGGTGATGGCATCGGTACCCGCGCTGATGACGCGCAGGCACTGCATGGTCTGCTGGCGCCGGCCACCTTGCAGCCGCAGGCCGCACCACGCGCCTTCACCGGCCGCCGCGTGCAGCTGCAGCGCGGTTACCGGCAGAGCGATGCACTGGACCTGGCACCGCTGGCCCATGCCGTGCGCGAGGGCAACAGCAGCACCGCGCTGCAGCTGCTGCGCAGTGGTGAACTGGCCGGCGTGCATTTCCACGAAGGCGAAGCCGACCCGCTGCGTGGCCAGCGCGAGCACCTGCTGGGCCATTGGCGTGCACTGGCCGACGCCGCCGATCCGGTACGGGCGCTGCAGCAGGCCGGGCGCCTGCGCGTGCTGACCGCCTTGCGCGAAGGCCCGCAGGGCGCACGCGGGCTCAACAGCCGCATCGAACAGCTGCTGGCCGGCAACACCCCCGGCTACTTCCAGGGCCGCCTGCTGCTGGTCACCGAGAACAGCTACCGTCATCGCCTGTTCAATGGCGATATCGGCATCTGCCTGCGCGATGGCAGCGGCGCGATGGTGGCCTGGTTCCCAGGAGATACCGTTGACCAGCCGCGCGCCTTCCACCCGGCGGCACTGCCCGCGCACGAAAGCGCCTTCGCGATGACCGTGCACAAGGCGCAGGGTTCGGAGTTCGACGAAGTGTGGCTGCAGCTGCCGCGCCAGGACAGCCGCGTGCTGTCACGCGAACTGGTCTACACCGGCCTGACCCGCGCCCGCCAGGTGCTGCATGTGGCGGGCAGCGCCGACGTGCTGCAGGCCGCGCTGAAGCGCCATGCCAGCCGATTGGGTGGTCTGGCGTGGCGACTGGGTGCGGAAGCGGAGGCCGAAGCACCGGCGCGCATTGAACAGCCCACGGTGCAGGGCACATTGTTCTGA